The DNA region TCCCCGATGCCGACCCGGTCCTCACCGTGCAGATGAAGTCGGTCGGCGAAACCATGTCCATCGGTCGTACCTTCAAAGAGTCGCTGCAGAAAGCACTCCGCGGCCTGGAAATCGGTCACTTCGGGCTGGGTGGCGGTAACAAGGATCTCTGGGGCACCCCCAAGCAACCCGCGCGGGACCTGATTCAATCCAAGCTCTCGATCCCCAACGACGAGCGGCTGTTCTACCTGCGGTACGCATTCAAATCCGGCATGAGCGTGGAAGAAGTCCACGAGCTCAGCGACATCGATCCCTGGTTCCTGAACCACATCCGTCAGCTCGTGGAATTCGAAGACAAGATCCGCGCCGTCTCCCGCCTGGAAGACCTGGACTATGCCTTCATGAAACAGGCCAAGCAGCACGGCTACTCCGACAAGCAGCTCGCCTTCTGGCTCGACTCCACCGAAATGGATGTCCGCCAGTACCGCAAGAGCCTGGGCATCGAAGCCACCTTCAAACAGGTCGATACCTGTGCTGCGGAGTTCGAAGCTTACACACCCTACTTCTACTCGACCTATGAAGAAGAAAACGAAACGCCGGGCAATCCCGATCACAAACGCCGCATCATGATTCTCGGCGGCGGTCCCAACCGCATCGGGCAGGGGATCGAATTCGATTACTGCTGCTGCCAGGCTTCGTTCGCCCTGCAGGAACTGGGTATCGAAAGTATCATGGTCAACTCGAATCCCGAAACGGTCTCGACCGACTATGACACCTCCGACCACCTCTTCTTCGAACCGCTGACCACCGAGGATGTGCTCAATATCTGCGATCGTATGCAGCCGGATGGCGTCATCGTGCAGTTCGGCGGACAGACTCCGCTTAACCTCGCCCGGGGACTCGAAGCCGCTGGCATCAACATCATCGGCACCAGCCCCGAAATGATCGATGCAGCCGAAGACCGTGAACGCTTCCAGGCAATTCTCGAGAAGCTCGAACTGCATCAGCCTCCGAACGGCATCGCCACGAATATCGAGAGCGCCCGCAACGTCGCCCGCAAAATCAGCTACCCGATTCTGGTTCGCCCCAGCTACGTGCTCGGCGGCCGGGCCATGGAAATCTGCTATGACGAAGAATCGCTGGTCCGCTACATGAACGAAGCGGTCAGTGCCTCTCCCGATCATCCGGTCCTCGTCGATCAGTTCCTCGAAGACGCGATCGAAGTCGATGTCGACGCCATCTCCGACGGCATCACCACACTGGTCGGTGGCGTGATGGAACACATCGAAGAAGCCGGCGTGCACTCCGGTGACTCGGCCTGTGTCCTGCCACCTCACTCGCTCCCCGAATCCGTCATCGACGAAATCAAACGGGCCACGCACGCCCTCGCTCGCGAACTCAAGGTCAAAGGCCTGATGAATATCCAGTTCGCGGTGAAGAAGACCGAAGACGATTACATCGTCTACATCCTCGAGGTCAACCCGCGTGCCAGCCGGACGTCGCCCTTCGTCTCCAAGGCCACCGGGCTTCCACTGCCTAAAGTCGCCGCCAAAGTCATGGCGGGTGTCTCGCTGCTGGAACAGAACGTGACCAAAGAACCGAAACCCAAACACACCTCGGTCAAAGAGAGTGTCTTCCCCTTCTCCCGCTTCCTGGGCGTCGACATCATCCTCGGCCCCGAAATGCGGTCCACCGGGGAAGTCATGGGAATCTCGGAAGGCTTCGCCATGGCCTTCGCCAAGAGTCAGCTTGCAGCGAATACCAACCTGCCTTCCGAAGGCACCGTCTTCATCAGCATGGCTGACCTCTATAAAGATATGATCATCGATCCCGCACGACGGCTGATCGACCTCGGCTTCAAAATCGTCTCGACCTCCGGCACCGCCCGCGTTCTCCGCGAAGCAGGCCTCGAAGTCTCGACCGTCAAGAAGCTCAAAGAAGGTCGTCCCAACCTGCTGGACATGATGGCCAACCAGGAAGTCCAGTTCATCTTCAACACGCCCAGCGGCAAAGGCTCGCGGACGGACGAAGGCAAAATCCGCTCGGCATCGGTTTCGTATGGCGTGACCTGCGTCACCACGATCCCCGGCTGCCTCGCGGTTGTCAAAGCCCTCGAAGCACTCGCTGAAGATGCCACTCCCCAGGTCCGTGCCCTGCAGGACTGGATGGCCGATCTCTAAACGCAATCTCAAGTCGCTGTGCTCCTCATTTCTGTTAGGAGCACAGCCTTGTCTGATCAATCCCTCAGCGGTTCCGCTTCTTACGTTTGGCATACGTGTCGCGTCGCTTCTCGGCGTGAAACACAAAATAGCCGTCAATCTCGTGCACTTCGGTCCCCCCGAAAATGCTCGTCAGCTTCTTCTGGTACCACAGCCGTCGCCGTGTGACCATCACCATCCGTCCGCCGACCTTCAGCCGGTTGAATCCCTTCATGATAAACTGCTTGGCGACCGCAAAATCCTCATGGTAAGGCGGATTCGAGA from Gimesia chilikensis includes:
- the carB gene encoding carbamoyl-phosphate synthase large subunit produces the protein MPRRDDIKKILIIGSGPIVIGQACEFDYSGTQACKALREDGYEVVLVNSNPATIMTDPETAHRTYIEPITWQYIQKVIEIEKPDALLPTLGGQTGLNAAMDLARRGILDQLGVELIGAREEVIAKAESRDQFKEAMTKIGLDCPRSAVVHNMEEANAAVKDIGLPIIIRASYTLGGTGGGVAYNREEFVEKVRSGLALSPVNEVLLEESILGWKEYEMEVMRDQADNVVIICSIENFDPMGVHTGDSITVAPAQTLTDKEYQRMRDATIACIREIGVETGGSNVQFAINPDTGRMTIIEMNPRVSRSSALASKATGFPIAKIAAKLAVGYRLDEIRNDITRETLACFEPTIDYVVTKIPRWTFEKFPDADPVLTVQMKSVGETMSIGRTFKESLQKALRGLEIGHFGLGGGNKDLWGTPKQPARDLIQSKLSIPNDERLFYLRYAFKSGMSVEEVHELSDIDPWFLNHIRQLVEFEDKIRAVSRLEDLDYAFMKQAKQHGYSDKQLAFWLDSTEMDVRQYRKSLGIEATFKQVDTCAAEFEAYTPYFYSTYEEENETPGNPDHKRRIMILGGGPNRIGQGIEFDYCCCQASFALQELGIESIMVNSNPETVSTDYDTSDHLFFEPLTTEDVLNICDRMQPDGVIVQFGGQTPLNLARGLEAAGINIIGTSPEMIDAAEDRERFQAILEKLELHQPPNGIATNIESARNVARKISYPILVRPSYVLGGRAMEICYDEESLVRYMNEAVSASPDHPVLVDQFLEDAIEVDVDAISDGITTLVGGVMEHIEEAGVHSGDSACVLPPHSLPESVIDEIKRATHALARELKVKGLMNIQFAVKKTEDDYIVYILEVNPRASRTSPFVSKATGLPLPKVAAKVMAGVSLLEQNVTKEPKPKHTSVKESVFPFSRFLGVDIILGPEMRSTGEVMGISEGFAMAFAKSQLAANTNLPSEGTVFISMADLYKDMIIDPARRLIDLGFKIVSTSGTARVLREAGLEVSTVKKLKEGRPNLLDMMANQEVQFIFNTPSGKGSRTDEGKIRSASVSYGVTCVTTIPGCLAVVKALEALAEDATPQVRALQDWMADL